The following coding sequences are from one Natrarchaeobaculum sulfurireducens window:
- the dapA gene encoding 4-hydroxy-tetrahydrodipicolinate synthase, whose translation MTALDLSGVFPAMCTPFDDDERIDFETLQTDAQRLEAAGVDGLVPVGSTGESATLTHDEHVQVVEAVIEAVDDVPVIAGTGSNNTREALELSEHAADAGADGLLLISPYYNKPEQRGLVEHYRTIADAVDLPQIVYNVPSRTGRNIEPETAVELASHENITGFKAASGDLGQIGEIAERTVDEEFAVLSGDDALTVPIISVGGTGTISVAANIEPERTCAMVGAALDGHYEQARELHHELGPLFRELFVETNPIPVKEAMEMRGYGPARMRLPLTRLAEEYRDDLEAVLADLEDESVAVASADAEGDR comes from the coding sequence ATGACAGCTCTCGACCTTTCGGGCGTGTTCCCCGCGATGTGCACGCCCTTCGACGACGACGAACGCATCGACTTCGAAACACTGCAGACGGATGCCCAGCGCCTCGAGGCGGCGGGTGTCGACGGGCTCGTCCCTGTCGGTTCGACGGGTGAATCGGCGACGCTGACCCACGACGAACACGTCCAGGTCGTCGAGGCCGTCATCGAGGCCGTCGACGACGTTCCGGTGATCGCCGGGACCGGCTCGAACAACACCCGCGAAGCGCTCGAGCTCTCAGAACACGCCGCGGACGCGGGCGCAGACGGCCTGTTGCTCATCTCGCCGTACTACAACAAGCCGGAACAGCGCGGACTGGTCGAGCATTACCGGACGATCGCCGACGCGGTCGACCTGCCACAGATCGTCTACAACGTTCCCTCGCGGACGGGACGGAACATCGAGCCGGAGACGGCGGTCGAACTCGCCTCCCACGAGAACATCACGGGTTTCAAGGCTGCAAGCGGCGACCTCGGCCAGATCGGTGAAATCGCCGAACGAACCGTCGACGAGGAGTTCGCCGTCCTCTCGGGCGACGACGCATTGACGGTGCCGATCATCTCGGTCGGCGGCACGGGAACCATCAGCGTCGCGGCCAACATCGAGCCCGAACGTACCTGTGCGATGGTCGGCGCGGCCCTCGACGGCCACTACGAGCAGGCCCGCGAACTCCACCACGAACTCGGCCCGCTGTTCCGCGAGCTGTTCGTCGAGACCAACCCCATTCCCGTCAAGGAAGCCATGGAGATGCGCGGCTACGGCCCCGCCCGGATGCGCCTCCCGCTGACCCGACTCGCCGAGGAGTACCGCGACGACCTCGAGGCCGTCCTCGCCGACCTCGAGGACGAGTCCGTGGCCGTCGCCAGCGCGGACGCGGAGGGCGATCGATGA
- a CDS encoding M48 family metallopeptidase, which translates to MNTTGLQLRMAVVGTILFGLYLAAALFFSALFNVSLLPILLVSIVLLPAGQYKLGKWLAIRSAGAEDMPEDDPRFQKVHQMTDSLCRDMNMKKPRLMVAEMGVPNAFATGRKGAGVVVVSSELMHILDDDELEGVVAHELAHLKNRDTVMMVLGQSIATVVGYAVFFLVQMLGEDNPGSFVVAWIASIIANMIVMIFLMAISRYREYVADDTARQYIGTGDPLARALEKISSGAEGRESRIDDSGVNALCIFNADRSLLQQIFATHPPAEKRIEKLRS; encoded by the coding sequence ATGAATACGACCGGCTTACAGCTGCGGATGGCAGTCGTCGGAACCATCCTCTTCGGCCTCTACCTGGCCGCGGCGCTGTTCTTCTCGGCGCTGTTCAACGTTTCGCTGCTGCCCATCCTGCTCGTCAGTATCGTCCTCCTGCCTGCCGGGCAGTACAAACTCGGCAAGTGGCTGGCGATCCGGAGCGCCGGCGCCGAGGACATGCCCGAAGACGACCCCCGATTCCAGAAGGTCCACCAGATGACCGACTCGCTCTGTCGGGACATGAACATGAAGAAACCCCGTCTGATGGTCGCCGAGATGGGCGTCCCCAACGCCTTCGCGACCGGACGAAAGGGGGCCGGTGTCGTCGTCGTCTCGAGCGAACTCATGCACATCTTAGACGACGACGAACTCGAGGGCGTCGTCGCCCACGAGCTGGCCCACCTCAAGAACCGTGATACCGTCATGATGGTGCTCGGCCAGTCGATCGCGACCGTCGTCGGCTACGCCGTGTTCTTCCTCGTCCAGATGTTGGGCGAGGACAACCCCGGAAGCTTCGTCGTCGCGTGGATCGCCTCGATCATCGCGAACATGATCGTGATGATCTTCCTGATGGCCATCTCGCGATACCGCGAGTACGTCGCCGACGACACCGCCCGACAGTACATCGGCACCGGTGACCCACTCGCTCGTGCCTTAGAGAAGATCTCCAGTGGAGCCGAAGGTCGTGAATCCCGAATCGACGACAGCGGCGTCAACGCGCTGTGTATCTTCAACGCCGACCGAAGCCTGCTTCAACAGATCTTCGCAACCCACCCACCGGCGGAAAAACGCATCGAGAAGCTCCGAAGCTGA
- a CDS encoding DUF5797 family protein — protein sequence MTLSEEAQDRLADVVELQPTKNAELGERWGMESGSEVHQFLENELGDYYFRDDNSLIRATSEAAELVDVEPGIESDPDTEGAPSRIRVPELHAQIVQVLAGPDDRSESVVSVLHSLREAFDIDPEAEDVRSSLQSLRRKDVVEVEYLTVPTFRLAVDPDDLEVSVSE from the coding sequence ATGACGCTTTCGGAGGAGGCCCAGGACCGGTTAGCCGACGTGGTGGAGCTACAGCCGACGAAGAACGCCGAACTCGGGGAGCGGTGGGGAATGGAAAGCGGGAGCGAAGTCCACCAGTTCCTCGAGAACGAACTGGGCGACTACTACTTTCGCGACGACAACAGCCTGATCCGGGCGACGAGCGAGGCGGCCGAACTGGTCGACGTCGAGCCGGGGATCGAGAGCGATCCCGACACCGAAGGCGCACCCTCTCGCATTCGGGTCCCCGAGTTACACGCCCAGATCGTCCAGGTACTCGCCGGGCCGGACGACCGATCCGAGAGCGTCGTCTCGGTTCTCCACAGTCTCCGGGAGGCGTTCGACATCGACCCCGAGGCCGAAGACGTCCGCTCGAGCCTCCAGAGCCTCCGTCGGAAGGACGTCGTCGAGGTCGAGTACCTCACCGTCCCCACGTTCCGACTGGCCGTCGACCCCGACGATCTCGAGGTCTCCGTCTCCGAGTGA
- the dapB gene encoding 4-hydroxy-tetrahydrodipicolinate reductase: MTVRIGVTGATGRMGREVIAAASDHDDCEVVLAVNRDPDVDRVDGVPVESAAEFDSLLADREPTAVVDFTGPESAADYARTCADAGVAFVTGTTGFAPVDRQALEDASETIPVLHAPNFARGVQALLSVVGEAVRNLPGYDVELVETHHNAKRDAPSGTANRLLEEIEAHGDFTGRKHGREGFDPREDGEIGVHVLRAGNVTGEHEIVIADNHEEVRLTHRAEDRGVFAAGAVDAAVWIAGAKAGWYDFADVIDE; this comes from the coding sequence ATGACGGTCAGGATCGGTGTCACCGGCGCGACGGGCCGGATGGGCCGGGAAGTGATCGCCGCGGCGAGCGACCACGACGACTGCGAGGTCGTCCTCGCGGTCAACCGCGACCCCGACGTCGACCGCGTCGACGGCGTCCCCGTCGAGTCGGCCGCCGAGTTCGACTCGCTGCTCGCCGATCGCGAGCCGACGGCCGTCGTCGACTTCACCGGCCCCGAGTCCGCGGCGGACTACGCCCGGACCTGTGCCGACGCCGGCGTCGCGTTCGTCACCGGCACGACCGGCTTCGCGCCGGTCGACCGCCAGGCGCTCGAGGACGCGAGCGAGACGATTCCGGTCCTCCACGCGCCGAACTTCGCCCGTGGCGTCCAGGCGCTGCTCTCCGTCGTCGGCGAGGCCGTCCGGAACCTGCCGGGGTACGATGTCGAACTCGTCGAGACCCACCACAACGCGAAACGCGACGCCCCGAGCGGGACCGCGAACCGGCTGCTCGAGGAGATCGAAGCCCACGGCGACTTCACGGGCCGCAAACACGGCCGCGAGGGGTTCGACCCGCGCGAGGACGGTGAGATCGGCGTTCATGTACTCCGTGCGGGCAACGTCACGGGCGAACACGAGATCGTCATCGCGGACAACCACGAGGAAGTTCGCCTGACTCACCGCGCGGAGGATCGAGGCGTCTTCGCCGCAGGCGCAGTCGACGCGGCGGTCTGGATCGCAGGAGCAAAGGCCGGCTGGTACGACTTTGCGGACGTGATCGACGAATGA
- a CDS encoding PUA domain-containing protein yields the protein MSESADGDAGLSSLRTIADYQFGAGAGEALFPPEESLTVKRTTSGRPQQVHAESGRLASFGTDGRFTLGLEGGRRLAAALPSPSYRVVVDDESEPFVRDGKNVFAKFVLEAGDEIRPGDEILVVHERGELLAVGRAELGARAIDEFESGMAVKIREGAPASD from the coding sequence ATGAGCGAGTCAGCCGACGGAGACGCGGGCCTCTCGAGTCTCCGGACGATCGCGGACTACCAGTTCGGTGCCGGCGCGGGTGAGGCGCTGTTCCCGCCCGAAGAGTCGTTGACCGTCAAGCGAACGACCTCGGGGCGACCCCAGCAGGTCCACGCCGAGTCCGGTCGACTCGCGTCGTTCGGTACCGACGGCCGGTTCACCCTCGGTCTCGAGGGCGGCCGTCGACTCGCCGCGGCGCTTCCTTCCCCCTCCTACCGAGTCGTCGTCGACGACGAGAGCGAGCCGTTCGTCCGCGACGGCAAGAACGTCTTCGCAAAGTTCGTCCTCGAGGCTGGCGACGAGATTCGCCCTGGTGACGAGATACTGGTCGTCCACGAGCGCGGCGAGTTACTCGCCGTGGGACGGGCGGAACTCGGCGCCAGAGCGATCGATGAGTTCGAAAGCGGGATGGCTGTGAAGATTCGCGAGGGTGCGCCCGCCAGCGACTGA
- a CDS encoding nascent polypeptide-associated complex protein — MFGGGGGLNPRKMEQMMKQMGIDVEDVEAEEVIIRTAEYDLVFGDAEVTKMDARGQETYQIIGSPEQVEAGSAGGTADDAGSEAEAGVPDEDVDLVAQRADVSEDEAREALEANDGDLAAAIADLE, encoded by the coding sequence ATGTTTGGAGGAGGCGGCGGACTCAACCCGCGCAAGATGGAACAGATGATGAAACAGATGGGAATCGACGTCGAGGACGTCGAGGCCGAGGAAGTCATCATCCGGACCGCAGAGTACGACCTCGTCTTCGGCGACGCGGAGGTCACGAAGATGGATGCTCGCGGCCAGGAGACCTACCAGATCATCGGCTCGCCCGAGCAGGTTGAAGCCGGATCGGCCGGCGGCACTGCCGACGACGCCGGAAGCGAGGCCGAAGCCGGTGTCCCCGACGAGGACGTCGACCTCGTCGCCCAGCGCGCCGACGTCAGCGAGGACGAGGCCCGCGAGGCCCTCGAGGCCAACGACGGCGACCTCGCCGCAGCCATCGCCGATCTCGAGTGA
- a CDS encoding methyltransferase domain-containing protein, with protein sequence MTDADRDAGDDESRLPVLLVRGDREFLVEPGEEMGTDLGVLEVPEDVEAGETIETHLGDAFEVRRLRGPDLFHHFERTGAPMVPRDVGLVIGETGISQGDRVLDAGTGTGVLSASMARAGASVVTYERNPEFADVARENMELGGVADAVDIRTGDLSEELETLEPSSFDVLTLDTGDAAEIVAHAPDLLVDGGFVAVYSPFIESTRAVVDAACEVGLSNVTTRETIQREMQFDDRGSRPSTAPVGHTGYLTIARNV encoded by the coding sequence GTGACCGACGCCGACCGTGACGCCGGGGACGACGAGAGCCGTCTCCCCGTGTTGCTCGTCCGTGGCGACCGCGAGTTCCTCGTCGAACCCGGCGAGGAGATGGGCACCGACCTCGGCGTTCTCGAGGTTCCCGAGGACGTCGAGGCCGGCGAGACGATAGAGACGCATCTCGGCGACGCGTTCGAGGTCCGCCGGCTTCGCGGCCCGGACCTCTTTCATCACTTCGAGCGGACGGGTGCGCCGATGGTTCCCCGCGACGTCGGCCTCGTCATCGGCGAGACCGGCATCTCCCAGGGTGACCGCGTCCTCGACGCCGGCACTGGCACCGGCGTCCTCTCGGCCTCGATGGCCCGCGCTGGGGCGTCCGTCGTGACCTACGAGCGCAATCCCGAGTTCGCCGACGTCGCCCGCGAGAACATGGAACTGGGCGGCGTCGCCGACGCTGTCGACATCCGCACTGGCGATCTCAGCGAGGAACTCGAGACCCTCGAGCCGTCGTCGTTCGACGTGCTCACGCTCGACACCGGCGACGCCGCGGAGATCGTCGCCCACGCGCCCGATCTCCTGGTCGACGGCGGCTTCGTCGCGGTCTACAGTCCCTTTATCGAGTCGACCCGCGCCGTCGTCGACGCCGCGTGCGAGGTCGGGCTCTCGAACGTTACCACCCGCGAGACCATCCAGCGAGAGATGCAGTTCGACGATCGCGGCTCGAGGCCCTCGACGGCCCCGGTCGGCCACACGGGCTATCTGACGATCGCCCGGAACGTGTAG
- a CDS encoding LabA-like NYN domain-containing protein encodes MTEIHPGQRVAVLVDAQNLYHTAQSLYSRNIDYSALLEKAVQDRQLTRAIAYVIRADAPDEESFFDALVDIGFETKIKDIKTFSDGSKKADWDVGMSLDAVTLANHVDTIVLCTGDGDFSRLCSHLRHEGVRVEVMAFEASTADELIDEAETFLDLGERHETFLL; translated from the coding sequence GTGACGGAAATCCACCCCGGTCAACGCGTCGCCGTATTGGTCGACGCGCAGAACCTCTATCACACGGCACAGAGCCTCTACAGCCGTAACATCGACTACTCCGCCCTCCTCGAGAAGGCCGTGCAGGATCGCCAGCTCACGCGGGCGATCGCGTACGTGATTCGGGCCGATGCCCCCGATGAGGAGAGCTTCTTCGACGCGCTGGTCGACATCGGTTTCGAGACGAAAATCAAAGACATCAAAACGTTCTCCGACGGCTCGAAGAAAGCCGACTGGGACGTGGGGATGAGCCTTGATGCGGTGACCCTCGCGAACCACGTCGACACGATCGTCCTCTGTACGGGCGACGGCGACTTCTCGCGGCTCTGTTCGCATCTGCGACACGAAGGCGTCCGCGTCGAGGTGATGGCGTTCGAGGCGTCGACGGCGGACGAACTCATCGATGAAGCGGAAACATTCCTCGATCTCGGAGAACGCCACGAGACGTTCTTGCTCTAA
- a CDS encoding AI-2E family transporter: protein MNLRLGFLLVLLAFLGAVSALLVLPLLQYVLAAALLAFVLFPLHERLESRPVSMGNREVTIDPRVSAGVVTAFGIVAAVLPVLFLSVILLQTTLSFLEDVREAETIEEIRAFARELGLDETTIAELEGHLLTEVDGMLEQGVELVLQELLRLVNLSVQVGLGLLVLVFLLYYLLVDGRRLVAWAGSVAPIDDDVRESLFAEVDGVTWAVMKSHVLVALVEGVLGGLGLYLVGVPNVAFWTVMMIVVSFLPAIGIWLVWAPAVGYLVLIGEPLNAVLLLAYGVAVLSVVDNYLRAILVDIESGVHPAVVLLGVIGGVYLFGILGLFLGPVLLATFKAVLEVFGDVYDPQVERPDGQSRS, encoded by the coding sequence ATGAATCTCCGCCTCGGGTTTTTGCTGGTGCTGCTCGCGTTTCTCGGGGCAGTCAGTGCCCTCCTCGTCCTTCCGCTGTTGCAGTACGTGCTCGCGGCTGCCCTGCTCGCGTTCGTCCTCTTCCCACTGCACGAGCGACTGGAGTCCAGACCCGTCAGCATGGGCAATCGTGAGGTCACGATCGATCCACGGGTGTCGGCTGGAGTGGTGACGGCTTTCGGCATCGTCGCCGCCGTGCTACCCGTGCTCTTCCTCTCGGTTATTTTGCTCCAGACGACCCTCTCGTTTCTCGAGGACGTCCGTGAGGCAGAGACGATCGAAGAGATCAGAGCCTTCGCCCGAGAACTGGGGCTCGACGAGACGACGATCGCCGAGTTAGAAGGCCACCTGCTCACGGAAGTCGACGGCATGCTCGAGCAGGGCGTCGAACTCGTGTTACAGGAACTGCTCCGGTTGGTAAACCTGAGCGTGCAGGTCGGCCTCGGGCTGCTGGTGTTGGTCTTCTTGCTATACTACCTGCTCGTCGACGGACGGCGACTGGTCGCGTGGGCCGGGTCGGTCGCACCGATCGACGACGACGTTCGCGAGTCGCTCTTCGCCGAGGTCGACGGCGTCACGTGGGCGGTGATGAAGAGTCACGTTCTCGTCGCGCTCGTCGAAGGCGTCCTCGGTGGCCTCGGACTGTACCTCGTGGGCGTGCCGAACGTCGCCTTCTGGACCGTCATGATGATCGTCGTCTCCTTTCTCCCGGCGATCGGCATCTGGCTGGTCTGGGCACCGGCGGTCGGCTACCTCGTCCTGATCGGCGAACCTCTCAACGCCGTCTTGTTGCTCGCATACGGTGTCGCCGTCCTCTCGGTGGTGGACAACTATCTGCGGGCCATCCTCGTCGACATCGAATCCGGCGTTCACCCGGCGGTCGTCCTGCTCGGCGTCATCGGCGGGGTCTACCTCTTTGGCATCCTCGGACTGTTTCTTGGACCCGTCCTGCTGGCGACGTTCAAGGCCGTCCTCGAGGTCTTTGGCGACGTCTACGACCCGCAGGTCGAGAGACCAGACGGTCAGTCCCGGTCGTGA
- a CDS encoding DUF5789 family protein, with the protein MKYKPTPSVPHHGRPPETQRDRRRVRTLEYPVTPSAVAAEYDDVTRLLADGECNPGALVARSEVDRFESPEDLTTELHNQLPRKAVGEPFQSEGEG; encoded by the coding sequence GTGAAGTACAAGCCGACTCCCAGTGTCCCCCACCATGGTCGACCACCTGAAACGCAACGAGACCGACGCCGCGTTCGCACCCTCGAGTATCCTGTCACTCCGTCGGCGGTCGCCGCCGAGTACGACGACGTGACGCGCTTGCTCGCAGACGGCGAGTGCAATCCGGGCGCGCTCGTCGCCCGGAGCGAGGTCGATCGGTTCGAGTCGCCTGAGGACCTCACTACGGAGCTTCACAACCAGCTCCCGCGAAAGGCCGTCGGCGAGCCGTTCCAGTCCGAAGGCGAGGGCTAA
- a CDS encoding metal-dependent hydrolase produces MMLPTHALGGMVLALPLVAVAPELAPVGLVAGLLGGIVPDLDMYAGHRKTLHFPVYYSALAVPASVVAVIAPSTATVAVALFFLGAALHCLTDVFGSGLELRPWEGTSERAVYDHYRGTWIAPRRAVAYDGSPGDLLLSITLAVPLVLALEGVLQWLVIAALAVGIVYTALRRVLADLATVVVGVLPASAYPYVPERYLEDLESERAWQPTGQ; encoded by the coding sequence ATGATGCTGCCGACTCACGCCCTGGGCGGGATGGTACTCGCGCTGCCGCTGGTAGCTGTGGCCCCGGAACTCGCACCTGTTGGGCTCGTGGCGGGACTGCTCGGCGGGATCGTCCCCGACCTGGACATGTACGCTGGCCACCGCAAGACCCTCCACTTCCCGGTGTACTACAGCGCCCTCGCCGTCCCGGCGTCGGTCGTAGCCGTCATTGCTCCCTCGACGGCGACCGTCGCTGTTGCACTCTTCTTCCTCGGGGCTGCGCTTCACTGTCTGACCGACGTATTCGGCAGTGGCCTCGAGCTCCGGCCGTGGGAGGGAACCTCCGAGCGGGCCGTGTACGACCACTACCGTGGGACGTGGATCGCACCCCGGCGAGCGGTCGCCTACGACGGTTCGCCCGGCGACCTCCTCCTGTCGATCACGCTCGCGGTCCCGCTGGTGCTCGCCCTCGAGGGCGTCCTGCAGTGGCTCGTAATCGCGGCTCTCGCCGTGGGGATCGTCTACACCGCACTTCGACGGGTCCTCGCGGACCTCGCCACCGTCGTCGTGGGCGTGCTCCCAGCGAGTGCGTACCCGTACGTTCCTGAGCGATACCTCGAGGACCTCGAGAGCGAGCGAGCCTGGCAGCCGACCGGCCAGTGA
- a CDS encoding HD domain-containing protein, protein MDDELESLSELLALKDETRTGWELRGIDDPESVAAHTWGTATLCLLFADKADVDRDDAVAMALVHDLPEARTGDVAIRAEDGKQRVSSEEKTRRERDALTDLLEPFADRRLESLWEEYEGRESSTAQFVKDMDLVDNCLQALRYERDGRYDPEVPNEAFDQYENVDEFFATAAPRIRTDIGTDLFERTKAAYEQEIGRECQC, encoded by the coding sequence ATGGACGACGAACTCGAGTCGCTTTCCGAACTGCTCGCGCTGAAAGACGAAACCCGGACGGGCTGGGAGTTGCGGGGGATCGACGACCCGGAGTCCGTGGCCGCCCACACCTGGGGGACCGCAACGCTGTGTCTGCTCTTCGCCGACAAGGCCGACGTCGACCGCGACGACGCCGTTGCGATGGCGCTCGTCCACGACCTCCCAGAGGCTCGAACGGGCGACGTCGCGATCCGAGCCGAGGACGGCAAACAGCGCGTCTCGAGCGAGGAGAAGACCAGACGTGAACGGGACGCGCTGACCGACCTGCTCGAGCCGTTCGCAGACCGCAGGCTCGAGTCGCTGTGGGAAGAATACGAGGGTCGCGAGAGTTCGACTGCACAGTTCGTCAAGGACATGGACCTGGTGGACAACTGCTTGCAGGCCCTCCGATACGAACGCGACGGCCGTTACGACCCCGAGGTGCCGAACGAGGCCTTCGACCAGTACGAGAACGTAGACGAGTTCTTCGCGACGGCCGCACCGCGAATTCGGACCGACATCGGCACCGACCTGTTCGAGCGGACCAAAGCGGCCTACGAGCAGGAGATCGGTCGGGAGTGTCAGTGCTGA
- a CDS encoding transcription factor S: MEFCDDCGSMMKADDGTWECGSCGFTKPTGDAAQYTVTEDQEVGEIIESSEETALPETDAICPECNHDRAYWYMQQIRSADESETRFFICSECEHKWREDDN; encoded by the coding sequence ATGGAATTCTGCGACGACTGCGGTTCGATGATGAAAGCCGACGACGGGACCTGGGAGTGTGGGAGCTGTGGCTTTACGAAGCCGACAGGGGATGCCGCCCAGTACACCGTTACGGAGGACCAGGAAGTCGGCGAAATCATCGAGTCCTCCGAGGAGACGGCGCTGCCCGAGACCGACGCCATCTGTCCGGAGTGTAACCACGACCGCGCGTACTGGTACATGCAACAGATTCGCTCGGCCGACGAGTCCGAGACGCGCTTTTTCATCTGCTCGGAGTGTGAGCACAAGTGGCGCGAGGACGATAACTAA
- a CDS encoding MFS transporter, translating into MQRLARRIVAQFAVDRRVLALAFARMADGIGNSFLIIVIPLYVASDVVGGATFGLEEAMIIGIILSLFGFLNSSFQPATGRLSDRFGRRKPFILVGLGGLAATNVAYIFAESYLSLVVIRGLQGVSVAFIVPASIALVNELATTEDRGGNMGVYNTFRLVGFGSGPVAAGAVVNLGPYTLPGGVTVSGFDAAFYVAAITAAVSYLLVTVLITDPEATKANAGADLSIAVRDPTGRNLFDPIFTLGIASLFMAAAIALFATIQPQVNARLEQGATWFGLQFAAFIVAQVVLQTPIGRACDLYGRRPFIVGGMALLIPTTLVQGFVTTSEVMFLARLAQGIAGAMVFAPSLALAGDLAGEGESGSKLSVLTMAFGFGIAVGPLASGALIGYGFQYPFVFGTVLAAVGTVLVYTQIEETLERRAPLPFAIGGDD; encoded by the coding sequence ATGCAGAGGCTCGCCCGCCGGATCGTCGCGCAGTTCGCCGTCGATCGGCGGGTGCTCGCGCTGGCGTTCGCGCGGATGGCCGATGGGATCGGGAACTCGTTTCTGATCATCGTGATCCCGCTGTACGTGGCCAGTGACGTGGTCGGCGGCGCGACGTTCGGCCTCGAGGAGGCGATGATCATCGGGATCATCCTCTCGCTGTTCGGCTTTTTAAACAGCAGTTTCCAGCCGGCTACGGGGCGGCTGTCGGATCGATTCGGCCGCCGAAAACCGTTCATCCTGGTTGGGCTGGGCGGGCTCGCCGCGACGAACGTCGCGTACATTTTCGCGGAGTCGTACCTCTCGCTGGTCGTCATCCGCGGCTTACAGGGCGTCAGCGTCGCCTTTATCGTCCCGGCGTCGATCGCGCTGGTGAACGAACTCGCGACGACCGAAGACCGGGGCGGAAACATGGGTGTCTACAACACTTTTCGGCTCGTGGGCTTTGGCTCCGGGCCGGTCGCCGCCGGGGCCGTCGTCAATCTCGGACCATACACGCTGCCGGGCGGCGTGACGGTCAGCGGGTTCGACGCTGCCTTTTACGTCGCGGCGATCACTGCCGCGGTCAGTTATCTACTCGTGACGGTCCTGATCACCGACCCCGAAGCGACGAAAGCCAACGCAGGAGCCGACCTCTCGATCGCGGTCCGCGATCCGACGGGACGCAATCTGTTCGATCCCATCTTCACGCTCGGGATCGCGTCGCTGTTCATGGCCGCCGCCATCGCGCTGTTCGCGACGATTCAACCACAGGTCAACGCCCGACTCGAGCAGGGGGCGACCTGGTTTGGCCTCCAGTTCGCGGCGTTCATCGTCGCCCAGGTCGTCCTCCAGACGCCGATCGGTCGGGCGTGTGATCTGTACGGTCGTCGGCCGTTCATCGTCGGCGGGATGGCGCTTTTGATCCCTACGACGCTCGTCCAGGGGTTCGTCACGACCTCGGAGGTGATGTTTCTGGCCCGACTGGCACAGGGCATCGCAGGGGCGATGGTGTTCGCGCCGTCGCTGGCGCTGGCTGGCGACCTCGCCGGTGAGGGTGAGTCGGGCTCGAAGCTGTCGGTGCTCACCATGGCCTTCGGCTTCGGCATCGCCGTCGGGCCGCTCGCCTCCGGCGCGTTGATCGGCTATGGCTTCCAGTACCCGTTCGTCTTCGGCACCGTTCTCGCCGCCGTCGGAACGGTGCTCGTCTACACGCAGATCGAAGAGACCCTCGAGCGGCGCGCCCCGTTGCCGTTCGCCATCGGTGGCGACGACTGA